The segment ATTAAATATGAGTACCTTTGGAATTGAAGTATTTGTATGTTTGTATGATTTAATACTTGAGGGAGGGTTCATTGATTAAAGTGGGGTTATGAAGCAGAGGTGGGCAATGGCTGAAGTTTGGAGGAGAGcttgggctgcagctgccttaCACACGGCCTGTAAGACATTTCCTAGTTTCTTGATTGCTTTTTCCTGAACTTTTGGACAAAATTTTGGGAAGCTCTAAGCACTTTTTACCTACACCACTCATCCACTGAACCTTAGTAGTAAAGACTTGTACTGTTGGTGCAGATGAGGAAGAGGAACCACCAATGCCTGTGAAGCCTGCAGCCAAAAAGCCTGCAGCAGTACCAGCCAAAAAGCCTGCAGTTGTGCCAGCAAAGCAGGAAtctgaggaggatgaggatgaagaagaTGATGAGGACGATGAAGAAGAGGACGGTATAAGATGTTTATTATTAAACACAGGGACCTGGGGGAGGGAGGTAACTTAAAGGATAATGGGAATGATGCAGTGTGTGCCCAGCTGGTTTTAGCTGGTTGGTGTTGTCCATGTTGCTGAATAGGTGTTAAATTTCCCTATTGTCAGTAAAACTTCTTACTGTTAGTGAacaggttttggggtttttttaatgcagtaaaaCATAAGGGAGAGAGACAACTTTTGTAAAAATTAAGTgtattaaactttttttcctgataacaTACAAATTTTAAGCAAAATGAGGAACATTTTGCTtaacagcattttgttttcttagtttCAAAAGACTCTTAATGTGGAACTGTGTGAATACTGTGGTCATTTTGTTTCAGAGTCTGAAGATGAAGCCATGGACACAGCCCCTGTTCCAGTGAAGAAAACCACTCCAGCCAAGGCTGCACCAGTGAAAGCCAAGGCAGCAGAATCTGAAgatgaggaagatgaggaggaggatgacGATGAGGATGAcgatgatgaggaggaggatgaagaggatgCCGAAGAGGAAAGTGAAGATGAAAGTGAGTTTAAGTGTTTTTGAGACTCTTTAATAACAGGTATGGTGCCTGATCAGAAATGTGGTACAGTGGCCTTTTGTACTGAGGAGCAGCTTCTGAGTAACAGGAGAAGATCTTGTGTATGAATGGTGTAAGGACTAATGCTCCTGCGTTGATTCAATTTAGGAaaagttctgtatttttcagtgttgttttgttttctggcaCAGAACCTGTCAAGGAAGCAcctggaaagaggaagaaagaaatggcCAATAAAAGTGCACCAGAgcccaagaaaaagaaaatggatggTAAGTGGTGTAGGATCCTCAGATGATGCTTGTTTAATGGACTGTGATTGAACTCTGTTGCATGAGGAATGTAACTGTGAAGGTCCAGGATGTCAGGGGTGGGGTTTTCCAGCACAAATGATGATTATAAGGGACTTAATACTGAAATATGATGTCACTTCTGAGCAAAACCTGATGTGCTAAAGCTGTCTGGACTCTGGCTCCCAGTTATAAAAgctgccttaaaaaaaacccactttatTATCTTTTCATTTAAAGGGCCCACATCAGCTTTCACTGTATTTGTTGGAAATTTGGTCTGCACCAAGGAGTTTGAGGAGCTGAAGACTGGCCTCAGAGAATTCTTTGGGAAGAAGAATATTGAAGTTGTAGATGTCAGAATCGGTGTTTCCAAGTGAGTTCGTCAATACGATTTTGCTGctcatttcttttatttggtACTAATTTGTTCAGAGGGGTCCAAGTTGTGCTGGTGCTGGTTCCCCTCAAAATGCTAGGGTGGTCTCTTGGTAGAGATGAGGGTTTAACTTTGCCTGGAACTTCACCAGCGAGGACCTCTCAGGTGTTAGTTTTCTGTTTGTGGTCTGTGGTGCCAGAGATGGATCAGCTGAGACCTCACGGATGCTGTTCTTTCAGGCGGTTCGGCTATGTGGACTTCTCATCTGCTGAGGATTTGGATAAAGCTCTCCAGATGAATGGAAAGAAGTTAATGGGTTTGGAAGTCaaactggaaaaagcaaagagcaaggaaactatgaaagaaaacaagaaaggtACGACCCAATTAAGAACTTCTAAAATGCTTACGTACAGATATACAAGTTCAGACTGGAGTATCTGCACACGTGATCCCAAGAAATAGTGCGTATTGGGAGGGCTGAGgaagaaatgtgtttctttctgaaacTTAAGGACCTGGTTTTTGAACTTGATGCCCTTAAgagaaatacagtattttcattaacttttgTTACAGTTGCTTTTGCAGCTTCTGAAAATCTGAATGCTTGCTGTTCATTTCTGCTGGATCAACTTGCTAAGTCATACTGAACTGGCAGTGTAGATAAGGAGAGATTTTTAGCTGGTAACCTGAAATAACTTGTCTTTGCAGAGAGAGATGCCAGAACGCTGTTTTTGAAGAACCTGCCGTACCGCATAACCGAGGATGACATCAGGGAGGTGTTTGAAAATGCGTCGGAAGTCCGGATAGTGCTGAACAAGGACGGGAGCAGCAAAGGGTGTGTAGCTGAGAGGACTGTTGTGTGTTTGCTGTTCCTTTAGCTCTTGGCATATTCTGATAAGCTTAGGTGTCCTTTGGCTGCCTTAAGGAACCTGCTTCATTAGTTGTCCTactttttgcagcatttttcttttacatcttttcccccctcattcACAAACTTTGTTGTTCCCGGAAGGAAGCGTTTGCTTACgttcttttctgtgctgtagGATGGCCTATGTTGAATTTAAAACAGAAGCTGAGGCAGACAAAGCTCTGGAAGAGAAGCAGGGCACAGAAATTGAGGGTCGTGCCGTGGTCATTGACTTCACTGGTGAGAAGAGCCAGCAAGAACATCAGAAAGAACATCAGAAAGGTACTTTCCATACCGATAACATGCATACAGATGACATTGAGTATTCATTTCCACTTGCTTCAGAAGTTCCTGAGGGTATGGCAACTAAGATACCAGACCTTTTGCCTGACTTGTGCTCTGCATCCTTTGCACTTTATGTCTCTACTGCATGTTTCAGACAAGGGGCAACTGGTCTTGGTGATTGAAACAGGGTTGGATTTGGCTTTGTGCCTCACCTTGAGGTGAGGAAAGGGCAGCAAGTATTCTTACCCCTTGGCAGAGTCTGGTAACTAGAGGACAAGAGCTCTCCTTCTCCAAGTCTGCACTTTAACAGCACTGACTTTTCCCCGTAGGAGAGTCGAAGACCCTAATTGTCAACAACCTCTCATATGCTGCTACAGAAGAGACTCTCCAAGAAGTGTTTAAGAAAGCTTCTTCCATCAAGGTGCCACAGAACAACCAGGGCAGGCCTAAAGGGTAGGTTGTGCCTTTCACTTGACCCCCCAGGCTGGCATTGCAACTGACTTGCCTCCAGGTGTCCCTTGTTGTTCCCAGGCTGACTGGAATCTTCCTCTCCACACAGGTATGCATTTGTAGATTTTGCCACAGCTGAGGATGCCAGAGAAGCATTGAATTCCTTTAACAACACAGAGATTGAAGGCAGAACAATCAGACTGGAATTCAGTTCACCATCCTGGCAGAAAGGGAGCACGAATGCCCGAGGAGGAGGGTTCAGTCGTAAGTGTTTCATGTTAGAtctcctgctgtggcaggagggcACCATTCAGGCAAATCTGGGgctgctttaaaacaaaacaaaaaaacccaaacatcatAAGCAAGTGTGCTGGATATGATGACTGATTATCTGAAATGCTGATGAAACTGTTGTCAAATTCCTCTAGATAGTCAAGTGCTGATCCAGCAGTGTCTGTATGGGTAGTTATTATCATTGTTGATAAGGTGCAagtatctatttttaaaaagggagtGGGGCAAATTTAATTTGGCAGTATCCAGTTGCCTGATGGAAATCCTTTGATGTCAGGCTCTAACTTCAGTCCTGAAAAAGTTTCCATGGACTTCAGGTGTTTGAGCTGTTCCTCGAAAAGAACCCCTTTATCCCTGAGAGCTGTTCTGGGAGCTAGTGATGCAAGCTGGATGTGATATTGTGAAGCTGAAGGTTTCCTTGCTCAGGCTGAATGAACTTCTGAATGTGCTCCCTTTtcacagaacaaagcaaaacattGTTTGTCAGAGGCCTTTCTGAGGACACCACAGAGGAGACGTTAAGAGAATCATTTGAAGGCTCAATAAGTGCAAGAATAGTCACGGACAGAGACACTGGATCATCTAAAGGGTGGGTTAAACATCACCTGGGCTAGGTTCAGGTGCTACAAAGCACCTCACTTTAGCTGACCTCTGCAATGCAGGGTGTTTCTCACACTCATGTGGGTGGTTctggggtgggagcagagaaCACACAGCTTCGGGTCCTCTGGTGGAGGGCAGCACGTGCTCACTTCTCACCTCTTCTCAATGAGCTCCTTCCTGCCAACAAATATCCGTGGCAGCTGATGGATTCGCAcgagaagaaaattaactgtacAGTACTGGCAGATTCACAGTGGGGCTCCATCGATTGTGATTAGCCACTGCTGTCCTACAAGTGACACATCCGGTGGGATGCAGAAGTGCTGGTGGATTCCAAAAGGATTTCTGTTAGGAACCTATAGGTGGTGCTGCAGTTCATGAACTGTGACTGACTGTCGCTCTTGTAACCTGTTCCCTAGGTTTGGGTTTGTGGACTTCAGCTCTCCAGAAGATGCCAAAGCAGCTAAAGAAGCCATGGAAGATGGAGAGATAGATGGAAACAAAGTGACCCTTGATTTTGCCAAGCCAAAGGGTGACTTTCAGCGTGGCGGTGGATTTGGTGGTCGTGGTGGCAGAGGAGGTGGCcgaggaggaagaggtggaTTTGGTGGCAGAGGTGGTGGCAGAGGTGGATTTGGAGGTAAGAGGAAGCAAATGCTGCTGTTCAAAGGGGGTGTGCTCCAAAATAAACCCAAGCCATTCTTGGGGTTACGGTGTAGAGCTACCAGAGACCATTCTGTCATGTGCTAGGATGGGTTGGGAAAGGCAGTGGTATAGATATACCACTGCAATATATTTGTGTGcattgtatatatatatatatatataaaatatatatcaaATACTATAGCGGTAACTCTGCTTTTTGCAATAATTTCCTTTCTAGGTAGAGGAGGTGGCTTCcgaggaggcagaggaggaggtggagatCACAAGCCACAAGGGAAGAAGATCAAGTTTGAATAaacttcccctttcctttcccttttcctgctctcccaaGACTATCTGAAAGGACTCCGGGGGTTTTTATTCTCCTTTGATCTTGGCGGAGCCTTCAGAGGACATTCCAAGAAGCGAAGCAGTACTGTGAGCCACTTGGAagataacattttcatttcaaggaAGAGAGAGCAAGCCATTTTGACTGCTTGCCTGTTCAAAtgaacttcttaaaaaaaagagtgaTAGATGTGGGAATTTACTCCTTGTCTGTGAGTTGTCTTGAATTTATAATGTTTTACCCATGTacaaaaaattttttttttcctataaactTCTGTAGcatttttgctgtaaaaatgCAGAATGTTTTATCATTTGTGCTTTAGCACCCTGTCTTGGACAGATTAAAGGACCTAAACTGGTTCGTGTTACTTCTGTGCCACTAAATGAAGCCAGGCTGTGAGAAACAGGCTGTCTGGAGCCTTCCCTTTTTTGGGTTAAGGTCATTGGtatcacagcagcagcttctgtcctactctgctccagcctgtgtCAGCTCCTAGCAGTGTATGTGTGCTGTGTTAGCAGgaagtaggggaaaaaaagaatatgatGGCCAAGGTAAGCTCTGTAACCacaacctttttgtttttttttttttaactgaagatGCTGTGATGGTGCTTGCTAGACAATTGcttttctactttctttttaaaCGAAGTAAATCAGATCTTTTACTAAGGCCCTACAGTTCAGTTGCTCTCTTCTAcagatattttctctttgtgcttCATTCCAAATTGTCTCCTTTGCCCCCAAGTGTGAAGCGAATACATAAACAGGAGTTTGGGCTAAGTGGCTGCTTGTTTTTAACCAAACTCAAGCCTGCTTTCCTTTCTCACACACAAGGTCAGGCACAAACCAGTCTGGGGATGAAGAGCCTCAGTCCTGTGGCAGTGGTCACTCACTGGTGGGTTTTTCTAGCCAGGTACAGGGCGCTGCCCTGCACTGGCAGCTGTTGGAGTACATGGTTTTCCCAGACTTATGGGTGCAGGAAACAGGCACAGAAAGCGGGGCTGTGTAGCTGAGCATTCTTGGGCACAGGGTCCCTTCGTGTCATCTACCCCTGCCCTGCTGAAAGATCGTGCCCTGGCACTGGCCTGCACCAGTGGCCTCCGGCCGAGGTCAGACTGTTCCACCCTCCTGGCACGTGGCCACTGCTGGgaccttccctgccctgccgAGCCTCTGCAGCCGCTCATGCTGCTGTGGCCGTTTCCCCCTGGCTTCCCAACATCGAGCCTTGCCAAAGGCCATTCCCAGTGGTGTCTGGGATCCCTTCAGCTGGAGAGCTCTGGGGTTTGTGTGCCGTGTGTCATCGCCCCTGGCCCGGGCTCTCCGGGCCCCTCGCCATCGGCCATTTTGGAGGCGCACGCGCACCCCGGCGGCAAATGGTCGGGGGGACGGGCGCGGCCGCCAGGGGGCAGCACCCGCCCGCGCTCCGCGTCCTTCCCGCCGTGCGTGACAGGGCCGCTCCTGAGGGGACTGCGGGAGCCTCGGCCGGACCCGCCTCCACACCGGCGCACGGGCCCTACTGCCACTGCCGGACTCGTGGCACACGGTGCCATGTGACAGTGTGGGGTCACATTGGACAGGCATTGGGCAGGAGTATCCATGAGTGCATCCGCTGAGCACTTGTGTTTTGTCCATGCGTGTGAAATTTTTGGTGCCCTGGGGAAGCCAGCCCCAGTCACAGGTGGCCCAGCCTGACAAATACAGTATGTCCTGGTCCCCTTCGCTGACCTCTTTGCTCCCCACCACCAGGAGTGTCCGAGCTGAGTGCCAGCCCGGGAAACGGCCCCTTGGTGCCCAAGTGCCAAGGTGAGACCTACGGGTTCACCTGTGGCTTTCCTCCTCTTCACCCCAGCCAGGTTCGAACCTCATGACCAGGGGCTGTGTTACCCCCTGGTGCTGCTTTGGCTGTGGAAGTGAGCAAGGTCCTGCTGTGGGGAGGTAACAGGGATGGGAGGTGCCCATCTCCTTCTGCTCAAGGAGAGAGTGCTCAACAAAACCAGTgagcttccagccctgctgaggtgGCTTTTGCCACAGAGGTTGACATGAGAagctcctccctgcagggtACCAGGAGGATCTGAAGTTTAGTTTGAGATGAAGGTGGAGGAGTgcatgaaagagagaaaataccCACCAGCCTGGTTACCATGCCAGGCTCCACAAGGAAGCTGTGCCAAACTGGAACAGGGCAGCTATAGTCCCCAGATGCCCATTTTAAGGAGTTTGTTTTGTCACTGTAGCACACTGCCAGGTTTTGTTCCCAGCAGAAACTCACTAGTAATGACACGAGGTAAAGGcttgtaggatttttttcttcttcttttgaCCTTTATTTAGAAACTAGAATAGTCACCAAACTCTACAAGGTTTCTCTGTACAGGTCCCACCAGGTGAAGAACAACACTGCACGCAGCCCTGGCTCACCATACACATTGCTACAGAGAGCAAGAGCTGGCCCTGCATCCAGGATAAATATACAGCTTAAAGTACTGTACCTGACATAAATTATGGAAGTATCAATTTGGAAAGTATTTCTGAACTCACTCCTgttggagggagggaggggagggtaaaaggaaagaattgtGTGCTGCCTAAGCCCAGTGGGTACCAAAAATGCTCTCAGGATTCTGCCCTGCTGCTACAGGGACCTGGTGCATTGTACATCCAGTTTCAccagctgagccctgggcagcactgactctttctcttccttctcttcaaaTCTGCATCTCATCTGAGCAGGGCCATTTTAAGAGTGGTGTGGCTTAGTGTGGGTGCCCTTTTTGACTGGTTTATGAtcttttttagtttgttttctaACCTGGGAAATGTACTTGGAGTAAATGAAACAGGCCTGTTTCCAAAATGctttaagaaaataagagaaagggaaaaaaaaaaaggcactgcaCAGGGGAACCTTTGAGGTAGtaaaatttttctcctttcaatgTCTGGCAtcagagagggagagggagtaAAGGCATCTGTGCCCATGTTTTGCTGTGCATAGTCAGGGCCATGGATGTG is part of the Vidua chalybeata isolate OUT-0048 chromosome 10, bVidCha1 merged haplotype, whole genome shotgun sequence genome and harbors:
- the NCL gene encoding nucleolin, whose product is MVKITKTPKNQIKQKKMAPPPKKFEESEEEESSDLEESSGEEMIPQKKPQKVAVTPAKKAATPAKKVATPAKKAVTPAKKVVATPQPKKAVAPTPKKAAVLTKGAKNGKNAKKEESEEEDDEDDDEEEEDEEEDSDEEEEPPMPVKPAAKKPAAVPAKKPAVVPAKQESEEDEDEEDDEDDEEEDESEDEAMDTAPVPVKKTTPAKAAPVKAKAAESEDEEDEEEDDDEDDDDEEEDEEDAEEESEDEKPVKEAPGKRKKEMANKSAPEPKKKKMDGPTSAFTVFVGNLVCTKEFEELKTGLREFFGKKNIEVVDVRIGVSKRFGYVDFSSAEDLDKALQMNGKKLMGLEVKLEKAKSKETMKENKKERDARTLFLKNLPYRITEDDIREVFENASEVRIVLNKDGSSKGMAYVEFKTEAEADKALEEKQGTEIEGRAVVIDFTGEKSQQEHQKEHQKGESKTLIVNNLSYAATEETLQEVFKKASSIKVPQNNQGRPKGYAFVDFATAEDAREALNSFNNTEIEGRTIRLEFSSPSWQKGSTNARGGGFSQQSKTLFVRGLSEDTTEETLRESFEGSISARIVTDRDTGSSKGFGFVDFSSPEDAKAAKEAMEDGEIDGNKVTLDFAKPKGDFQRGGGFGGRGGRGGGRGGRGGFGGRGGGRGGFGGRGGGFRGGRGGGGDHKPQGKKIKFE